The Malassezia restricta chromosome I, complete sequence genome contains the following window.
TGCCAGCGCCGTAATAGCTGACGGACTCCAATCGACAAAGCGCACGCGGTGCACGGGCACACTGGCGCCCGGCTTGCTCACGTCCACGCTCATGCCGTGGTGGTTCGAGGGGCCGCGTTAGTCCATATGCACTGGACGAAGAAAAAAAAGTggcatcacgtgatgctCCTTCttgcgccgtgcgcgccggTGCTTTTTGCCGCCATGCAACAGGGTAAGACAGTGGTGATCAAGCTCGGCACATCGTCGATCCTATCCGATGTGTCGCTTGAGCCCAAAATACGGATTATGGCATCCATCGTAGAGACAGTATCGCAGCTCCGACTGCGCGGCCACCGTGTCGTGCTAGTGTGTTCGGGAGCTATCGGTGTGGGGCGCGTACGCATGGGCATCAAAGAGCGGCCACAGGAGCTAAGTGTGCGCCAGGCCCTCGCCGCCCTCGGGCAACTTCGCCTCATGACGCTCTGGGAAAATCTGTTCGGGATGCTCGGCATCCACATAGCGCAGGTACTCTTGACGCGTGCGGACCTCGCAGATAGCCCACGCTATGTGAATGCTCGCGCGACACTCGAAACATTACTGTCGGACAAGTTTAACGCAGTCCCCATTGTAAATGAGAATGATACCGTATCCGTGTTTGAAATGCGATTCGGCGATAATGACTCACTTTCGGCTATTACGGCCGGCATCATTGACGCTGACTACCTGTTCCTGTGCACGGACGTTGATGGCCTGTATACCGACAACCCACGAGTCAACCCGGACGCGTTCAAATTGGATGTAATTCAGAATATGGATGAGGCTCGGCGGCTGACTTGCGTCAAGACGATGGGCTCATCGTTTGGTACGGGCGGTATGCAGACCAAGCTCGTGGCGGCAGAGCTCGCCACGGCCGCAGGCATTGCCACCGTCATTCTTAATGGCGAGCACCCGGAAAACATGGCACACATTGTTGAGCAGGACATCGCGACGCAGGCTTTCAGGACGCCCCACATGCAGCTTCGCGACCCGCCATGCACGCTATTCCTGCCTCACCAGCAGCGAATGCCTGCGCACAAATGGCGTATCCTCCATGCTATGCATCCATCCGGTGCGCTGATCATTGATCAAGGTGCCTATGAGCGCCTCTCCCGCAAAGAATCGGGTGGGCGACTCCTGCCGGTGGGCGTCATTGGCGTCGAAGGCAACTTTGACCGGTTGCAGGCTGTTCGTCTTAAAATATACAAGCCGTCCCTGCCGGGCGAGCCACCAGAGACAGTGGAAGTGGGACGCGCCCTCACTAACTACACGTCCATCGAAtgcgagcgcatcaaggGACTCCAAAGTGCACAAGCAGTGGAAGTCATTGGTGCTGTGGATACGATGTACATTACGGATCAGGCTGTGTTGTCCTTGCGGGCAGCTGCACCGACATGATATTTTAGCCAAGATAGTCAACAGTCTTGCCACCCATCGTCGACTGGGCTGGTGTCGCGCCGCCAGAAGCGGTGGGCGGCACGATCTCGCGCAGCTTTTCGCCCAGCTTGAGGGTGTTCCATTTAATCACACGCGGGTCCTGGCGCAAGCGGTCATTCAGCACCTTGAGCGTCGGCGCATTGGTATCGAACTGCATGAGCCAGTAATCACCGGAGTAGTGAAGCTGTTGATGacgcttggcgcgctgcggcaaGGTCCGCTTGCCCCAATATTGCACATTCCGCACAACACCGCCATGGTCTAGCACAAGACGCGAGGTGGTATGCACGAGGTCACGTAACGGGGCAGATTCTGCTTGTGCAATGGCCACGCAGAATAACTCGTAAAGTCTTTCGTTAGCACAGACAGACGTACGGCATGGTgtcgacgtggacgacgagaaAGAGAGCCACTGTTCAATCCTTCTTTTTTACATCTTCGATGGGCCTATTAGGTGCTATTTGTAACATCTTGGTGGAGGGAGAGACACAGCGTGAGAAGTTGAAGGCTCTCCTCGCCGCCATCCATGAGGGCCTTGTCGGCAGCGCCTAGATGAAGAGCGCATTTGGTCTTTTGCCTTGCAGAAAGCATAGGGTGGGAAATAATATAGTCGTGTAACTGCAGCACCACCTGCAAGCTAGAGTAACCTTCGCGCACAATGTGATGCACAGCATCGTACACAGCGTCGAATGCGCTGCCCTGAGCCGTAGGTGTGGCCTCGTCATTCGTGTCGTAGGAAGGAACGGCCATAGTTTGCGCAAGTGACGTTATCACAGGCATCGGAACAATGCCGGCTAGCTCGCCCACAGTCGTAGACGACATGAGGCTTGCATCGTTACCACGTGCCGACACAAGACGCGCCAGGGACTGCAAGTACGTAATGCTCCGACGCATATCACCATCAGACGTATGGATAAGCATCGACAAGACCTCAGGGCTTATTCGCAAGCCCTCAGCTTGTGCAATATACTGgagacgcgcctcggcacTCGATGCATCCAGTGGCTTGAAGCGGAACTTGCTGCATCGAGACGTAACAGGATCGATGATGCGCGACACGTAATTACAGATGAGGCAGAATCGGGTGATACGACTGTACTGCTCCATGATACGGCGTAATGCGCTTTGAGCGTCCTGCGTCATACTGTCAGCTTCGTCGAGAATCACAATTTTGAAAGGAGGCGACGGGTAATCTGGATTCGGCGCCGAGACAGCAGCTCGTGCGAACGATTTAATCTTGTCACGCACTACAGCAATGCCACGCTCATCCGAGGCATTCAGCTCGAGAacgcgcgagcgcatcaattCAGGCCTTGATGTAAGTCTCTCACGCATACATACCCGAATAGCTGACGAGCCAAAGCAAGAATCATCGACGTCTTTCCCGTGCCTGGTGGTCCGTAAAACAGCATATGTGGGAGCTAGGGTAAGAGAGGTTATCACGCACATTGGCAGACGATAGGGACCGACGCAGCACATTCACTGCATGCTGCTGTGACGAGACCTCATCTATAGTTTTGGGTCGACTGCTGTGAGCGAAGGAAAACATACTATCGCTCAACCCACGGCTGGCTTTCAAccgacatggccgtcgaTATGAGAATTGCGTAAGCGGTGCGCGTCGTTTCTCCATGAGATTCCAAAATTACCTACTAGGTCCCTTTTTGAATATCAAacaagcgcgtcgcgtcgcACCCCTCTTTCTCTTTATGGCCACGAACGAGGCGACGCATTCGCCAAAACGCAAAGCAGAGGATGCGCCAgagcatgctcgagcaAAACAGACCAAAAAGGCCCCATCTCTTGTGACATTAAAGAATACGCGTCTTTCTCTTCGGCAAAAGGCGGTCGGCTGGGACCGAACCATGCCTGTGTTACGAGCCGTACTGGCCTTTCAGTCGTTCTTCTCAGATAACCAAACGCATGTATTAATGGAGATTCCCACTGAGCACTTAGGTGTGATTGCCTCATTGGCACAAGAAAGCGACAAAAATGAGACAGAGTTGGCCAAGCGAATTCACGCCACGCTCCTTCCCGAGGGCAGTACAACCACCATACAGAATGGAGAAAATGTCGACGTGCTCAGTGTGACTACGATCCAAAAATGTCTAAATCATATTGCTGCTCGTGTAAATTATGGCATTGATCAGACGGGCGAAGAAACTGTCCCCGCCTCTCTGCAACTCTGGCGTTGGGAGGTCCATGACATGAGCCTCTTGCCAAAAGAAAACCTGGATAAGTTGGTTGCCCGTCGACAAGAGCGCGTACAAGCAAAGGAAGAAGCTCTGCAATTATTTGAAGCTCTGCCCCAAGAAAAGCAGCAGTCACTGTTGTCGCCAAAGAAGCCGCCGCGTACCAAGACACGGGCGGTGGAGCTTGATCCGCCTTCAGAAGAtgcagcaccgccaccatCTTCTTCACCTGTACATGTGGATATGCCTGAAGAATCGCCGAAACCTACTCCCGTGCCCAGAGAAAAGTCAGAGCGCACCAAGCTTCGCGAGTCACGACGTGCGGAGCGTCAAGCACGCGAAGAAAGACAAGAAAAAGATAAGCAGGCTCAAGTACGTCTTTTCAATGCCTTTTTTCAGCAGCCTGTCGCCAAATCAGTCAGTAAGAAGGACGAAGAAAAGAACAAGACTGACTTTGAGCTGACATTTCCGCCTTGTGAATATAAGGACGTGGCCGAACCAAATCAATTTTATCATCCCGTGGATGACACGTTTCTTCAACAATTAGACGCGCGCAACGCATCACCACAGGTGCTACTTGCAGAATTTCAACAAGCTTTTCGCAAACGCTCGATTCGCCAAACGTCGAGTGGCATTCATCCACCTGTGTGTGTGCGAGACATTATGAAGACAGTGACAGAGTCAGATGTGCTGGGCGGAAATGCAGAGGAACAAGCCAAGCGAAGTCTTGAGAAACTCAATGATCGACGTTTAGTGCCTATAAAACTTCTGCAATTTCATTTGGAGCGCCGGCCTGGCTGGGTTGGCACAAATACGCGTTCGTCGAACTTTATAACACCACGGAGGCCTTTTGGACAGGACCCACTCTCGATTGACTATACCTTTGACAGTGACGCCGAATGGGAGGACGTCGATGAAGGCGAAAATGTGGATGATGCGATGGATGACCGAGAAGAAGAGGCGGAGAGTGTTGCCTCTTCAGAGGAAGACTCAGAATTGGACGACTGGCTCGAAGACGACttggaagaagaggatgcaGCGCCTATGGAAGAAGATACGGTCTCTTCTTCACGCAGTGCACTCGTGCGTGAATCTCCTCTTTCGCACAAAACAAAGAAGAAGCTCAAATTGCTGGGACGTCGGTTCGACTCCAAGTTGGTGCCATATATAACGGGCCCACACTGGGAAACGACTTTGTCCGCAGCAAGTTATGAGAGCTTTGAGCCTTATCAGGTTCGTTTATTGAACGAAGCACATGTCGGTCTCAACCCATTCACATTCGTATCCACCACCATGACAATTGCGGATGATGACAAGTCTTCTGACACTATACCACAGGCTGCAACTACATCGCCAGAATCGTCAACATTACAGAACAGTGTGCCGCCACGCACAACCAAGTTCTTATTCCCTGATACCCATATGCCAGAACTTGTTTCTAAGATTCATGGCTCCACACGATCCAAACCGGCTCTCATTGAAGACTTATGGGAATACTTTGCCCCCAGCATAAAGGGTGTGAGTAAAGCAGCTATTGAATCGCGGTTGCAAGAATGCGCCATACGTGAGAGCAAGAAACCGGGAGCAAAATGGATCATTAAGGAAGATAGTAAGCATTATATGGCCCCATAACCTGCTTCATAGAGCAACAATCGCATCGACTATGCACACCAAAGACCAGGGGTGGATTGGACTTTTCTCAGCCTTGATTGTACACCGGTACATGTACGCATTCCAACCAAGTCTCCGATCAGTGTACGGCAAGATGGCCGAGTGGTCTAAGGCGCAACGTTAAGGTTACCTTAATTCACAAGCTTGTAGCTTCCGTTGTCTTCGGGCGTGGGTTCGAATCCCACTCTTGTCACACTTTTGCTCCACTTTCACGTGCAGGCCAAAGTGCAACCCCGCGTtggctcgacgcgcgcttGACAACCTTTTTTTCTCTACATTGCAATGTCGGAGCACCATTCTGACGCCGCCATGACGGAATCAACGTTACCGTATGTATAGTTGCATGGCTCACTCACTGCTGGTAGTGAAATGATTAACGAGCTAAATGGCGTATTGGTACCTGATGAAGAGCTGGTCCGCATTCGCGAGTTCAAAACAATGTTGGAAGAAGTTCAGGAGCGTCGAGATGCAGAACGCTCCAAGTTTGAAGAAATCATTAAGCGTATGTTAGCATCTCATTCAACTGACGGAATAGAACTTGAAGCGTCTGTGTCGGAACTGCGCGAGAGTTCGACGCGTGCCTCTGCTGAATGGCGTTCCTTCGAGGAGCATGCCTCCATTATGAAAGGCATGGAGAATGAAAAGTTCGACTTGGCAAAGAAAATTAATGATCAAGAAGCTACTCTTTCGATGCTAGAGTCTGAGATTGAAGAGCTACGTCGAGAGAGTGAAGTCATGGAAAACTGGGACATCGAGGAGGAAGTCGGTATGGACCGAAATGTGTACGTATCCGTAAAATCTCACCCCAAACAGCCTTGCTCTGCAATTATTTCGCGGAATGGGATTTGTTCCACACCATGATAACGATGAAGCTTCTGCGCCCATCACATCACTCCTTGTGCGTTCAGCTAAGCGCAATGTCGCAGCATCATTTGATATTGATCATGAAGCGTTGCAAAATTCTGTACAAGCTCGGTATGATTTGGCTTCGCGACTATGGACTGCTGCAAACTAGGTAGCATCTTGACGAGGTCTGAATTGTATTATAGACAAATGTGGACAAATTTTGAGATGGCGTAATCACGCATATTCGACTGGTAAGACAGTTCCCTTGGGCATATTTGGACGCTTCGTCCACGAACGTATTGAGCATGCGCAAGACATCCTCGACCACTTCGTCGAGGGGTTCTTTTTACTGGCTTGCCATTCTCGCTGTATTTTTCGCTTTGTTTGGAGCTGTTATCAAGCTCCTAGACAATAGGTTGCGTCATTTCTATATATTTGATCAGGCCCAACTGCATGATATTTCGCGAGCCGCTATTGCGAGGCACGGTAACGCAACTGACCTCATTTTTGATGAGATCGTATCTAAACTAGGACAAGACCCAAAAATTGGTCCCACGCTGAACAAGAATTCTTTTCGGGACCACAACGAGTGGGTGTTTAACAACGCTGGTGGTGCCATGGGCTCGATGTACATCATTCATGCATCCATTACCGAATACCTGATCTTTTTCGGTACGCCCATTGGTACAGAGGGTCATACTGGCCGACATACAGCGGACGATTACTTCCATATTCTCCAGGGCGAGCAACTCGCGTTCCGTGCAGGAGATCTTACACCAGAGCGCTACCCCGCAGGCGCCATGCATCACTTAAAGCGCGGGCAGGTCAAGCAGTACGTGATGCCAGAATCCGGATGTTGGGCTCTTGAACTTGCCCAAGGCTGGATTCCACCGATGCTGCCCTTCGGCATGGCTGACTCAGTGTTCTCCACGCTTGATCTGCCAACGTTTTTGCGTACGTGTGTGATCACTGGTCGCGAGATGATAGCGAATCTTCTTCGTGGTATGTATAATACAGGTCTAACTATGGTACAGGGAAATTTTAAAGCATTATCCATATACAGCGTGTTTGCTCTTCTCACGGATTCGATGACCGTGAAACGCGATGTAGATTCCGATAGCGGTTAGTGGGATGGAAATACCACCAAACAAACTCATTGAACCTTGAAATGTCATTCCATGCACCATTTGTCTCGTAAACAGGGGAAAGGCACCCGCGATACTGCACCGAACGAACGAGTTGATGCATACCACTGCAGCCGCATTGTTTACATAGGTATCCGTTAAGTATGTCATCCATGAACTAAAAACGGACAACATGCCGAACGTGTAAAGGAGGACACCAATACATGGTCCGCTCCAATGAACGTGAAGAAATGGCGCTGTCCACCCAAAAATAAACAGACCGATGGGGACAAAAAAAATGGAAAATATACCCGAGCGAATGCGTAACTCAGGCGTATGTTGGTTTCGATCATACGCACGCTTGTATTCTGAATTTTGAATCCACAAGCCTACCATCATGGTAGATAAGGTAAAGCCCGTGATTACAGCAAAATAACAGTACGCCACTTGAACATTCGTGTAgccgcgcacgtcgccccAAATAATCGGAAAGAATAGCAGCGAGCCATACAGCAAACCATACAACATAGACGTGTAAAATGTCACAACAATGACTAAAGGTTCTTCGAAAAGCAGGATCCATGGGACAGGCAGTGATTCCGCTATTTGGGAGACGACCATAGTCCACAATGCAAAGTCGGGTATCTTGTGTCTGATATGATGTAGCTCTCGATGGATCCATGAGTGGTGATGCTTTTTTTCATCATACACCTCTCGATCCCGTTCAATTTTGCGCTGTATGAGAACTGGGGCATATGTTTCTGGAACAGTGAATGTATATAGCACAAGGCACACAAAACAGGCGATCGGCGCTGAGCGTAAATTCCATTTCCATGTAGAGTCACGCACAACAACTGTTCCAAGAAGAGCAGCACAAGGGGGTCCAATGAAAGTAAAGTAGCGAAATAGGGTATTGTAGGGGGTTCTTTCACGCTCTGTTGTCATGTCAATAATGCTCCCTGCGACATTAGAAAACGTGGTGGCACCGACAGCACCACCAAAAAAACGACAGATGATCGAACCAGATACGTGCATGGTAAGGCACAAACCAAGATTGAAAAAAACCATACCGACCAACGACACCAGGAATACAGGTCGACGACCCACCACTTGGCTCATGGGACCCCATAACAATGACCCCACCGCTATGCCAAACATGTACATACCTGTACCCAAGTCTGCCACTTCTCTGCTCATTGGCACATCATGTAACATGGCCTTGATGCCAGGCGAATATATACCTGAAATGTAGGTGTTGACAAACACCATGAGCATAAATATGGTGTTCACATAGACCTTTCGTGGCACGGACCAGCGCTTGGGATCTTGGCCATCAGGTAAGTCGACAGCTGGTTTGAATGGAATATCTTGTTCCATAGACGTATGTGATGCTTCCTCATCTCCTACAGCTTCTTCGTTTGCCATAGAGGTGGTCGTTGCACTGCAAGTGCGCAAGCAGCGGAAATGTGTCGCCTTTGTCACAATTGAGCTCCACATTGCGCTCACCATGGATCTATCGCAGCACGAAGGATTTACGCGCGTCGGCACTAAATAGGATTATGAAAACTGTATTACTTTTCGCTGTTCTTGGCATGCTCGGATATATTGGATGGCAACGTTGATCGGGCCTGAGCTATCAAGTCCGTATAGGCATGCTGATTCGCTTTAAGCCATGCCTTTGCTTGCTTTTCTGTCGGCACATTTTTTGCCGTCATTTCACCGTGCGAACGCTCCCATTGCATAAGTTGCTTTCGAAGGGATGGTAAAGAGGCTCTGAGAGCGGGTGCCGCATCAAGATTTGCATTGTACAGGTTTACCCAATGTCGATGCCGCTCGACCATGCGGTCCTTGTTACCACTCGTCGGAAGCTGGAGTGCCTGAGTCAGTTATGATTTGTACGAACTTCAAGAAGTTTGCGCATATCACGCTCCGTTTTTAATTGGTACTGCGGGCGAGTGAGTCGCTTTTCGGGTGAGTGCGTTACAGGTGATGACGCACGAAGCCAATGGTCCATGGTGGGAGGTCCTGGGTCTTCTGTCCCGCACCCTCGATCTAAATGCGCATTTATTGCGATTGCATCGAATTCGCGTTGGCAGATAGGACATTGTACAATCGTACCTGCATCCAATGCACGATAGTCCTGGTCTTCATCAGGCGTtccacgcacgcgcttgcGAGATCTTGCCAAGATTTCATGAGGCTCACCATTCGCTTCAGCACCTTTCATTTCAGACCTCTTGGACTCGAGCTCCTGCATCTTTTGCCACTGTTTCATGAGAAAAGACCGAGTATGTCGCCAGTGGTTTGAAGCCGCTTCGAGAACAGGTTGGACTACAAGTTCAGAGTCATACGCCTTTTTCTGGCGACAATTTGGACAAAATGCTCCCGCGCCACCTGGCTGGTTGATGTGCATGCGTATACAAGAAGAGCAATATACATGCGCGCATTCACGAAAAGCCACAGGTGCACGAAAAATATCCTGGCAAGGTTAAAATAGCATACGTACAAAGCACAAGCCGCATCGAAGCGTCATATCCAAGTGACGCAGCTCCGACCAGCTGCCGGTCCAATCTGACGGGTCACTCACGTCCTGCAGCAGTGCTTCATCCATGCGGCAGTTAAACAGAAAAAGCAGTCGCGCCGCTCACGACAAGAGTGGAGGTTATGAACTTGTATTACACATTCGTTACAGCAGTCGTAGGAGAATCAAGTAGTACATCTAAGCATGGTGTCGTAGACGTTCATGACGAAGCATGGCGTCCTTTCGAGAAAAGCTTGCACCACAAATGCGGCATGTCCACTCAAGGTCAGAAAGGGCCTTCTCGACATCGACTTCCTTACCAAGGACAACACACTGGTCTACTTTGAGCACCCCCTCTTTCACGAGCTGTGCTTCTTCACGTACATGGAGCGTGATGCGGTGACGTGCAAGGTCGTACATGCGATGGAAAACGGTACCGCACATTTGGCGCGTCACGGGAGATACATACTCACAACGAATGACGGAGCCTGAAGCAGGAGGTGACGCATTCCGACGAGGCAATCCATGCGAAGTTGGCGAAGTGCTTAGTGAGTGGTGCGACCCCGAACCATGTGTCTTGTTATGACCAGAAATGGTGCGTGGAGGACGTCCGCGTCGCGGCACTGAACGCGAAACAGGCTGTGCAACATGATGCGTCTGCTCATAGTCCGAGTCGCCGTCTCCTTCGCCGTCCTGGCTAGAAGATTCAGAAGAGGGTGGACCCATGGTAGCAGACGAGGCTTCCATTTCTTCCTGTCGACGATTGCGACTAGATGAACGACGCGGTCGAATGGCAGGCTGCGCAGGTGACGATGGAGAAGGCTGTGCATCGGTGGTGGGGTCCACCACctgtgctgcgcgccgaATGGAGGGACTCCTATTACCCGTCGCATCCTGTCCGCCTGCCTCACTCTCAGATATGCTCATAGATacggccgagctgcgccttgaTTCGCTGTCAGTGCTCATATTTGTACTCATAGCACTGCCTTGGCTACTCGCGGGCATAAAGCCATAAGCACCCATAGCACCTGATCCATCACGATACATTGCTTGATGAGGGGTATATGAAGAAAATCTCGATGTTTGCGGTGTTTTGTGGACGCGCTCCGAGTCATCTTCTGACTCGCTCGAGGTCGACACCGTAGAAAAGACAGGACCGAC
Protein-coding sequences here:
- a CDS encoding C-8 sterol isomerase, which encodes MRKTSSTTSSRGSFYWLAILAVFFALFGAVIKLLDNRLRHFYIFDQAQLHDISRAAIARHGNATDLIFDEIVSKLGQDPKIGPTLNKNSFRDHNEWVFNNAGGAMGSMYIIHASITEYLIFFGTPIGTEGHTGRHTADDYFHILQGEQLAFRAGDLTPERYPAGAMHHLKRGQVKQYVMPESGCWALELAQGWIPPMLPFGMADSVFSTLDLPTFLRTCVITGREMIANLLRGKF
- a CDS encoding glutamate 5-kinase, producing MQQGKTVVIKLGTSSILSDVSLEPKIRIMASIVETVSQLRLRGHRVVLVCSGAIGVGRVRMGIKERPQELSVRQALAALGQLRLMTLWENLFGMLGIHIAQVLLTRADLADSPRYVNARATLETLLSDKFNAVPIVNENDTVSVFEMRFGDNDSLSAITAGIIDADYLFLCTDVDGLYTDNPRVNPDAFKLDVIQNMDEARRLTCVKTMGSSFGTGGMQTKLVAAELATAAGIATVILNGEHPENMAHIVEQDIATQAFRTPHMQLRDPPCTLFLPHQQRMPAHKWRILHAMHPSGALIIDQGAYERLSRKESGGRLLPVGVIGVEGNFDRLQAVRLKIYKPSLPGEPPETVEVGRALTNYTSIECERIKGLQSAQAVEVIGAVDTMYITDQAVLSLRAAAPT
- a CDS encoding small subunit ribosomal protein S6, translated to MPLYELFCVAIAQAESAPLRDLVHTTSRLVLDHGGVVRNVQYWGKRTLPQRAKRHQQLHYSGDYWLMQFDTNAPTLKVLNDRLRQDPRVIKWNTLKLGEKLREIVPPTASGGATPAQSTMGGKTVDYLG
- a CDS encoding kinetochore protein Spc24, with the translated sequence MSEHHSDAAMTESTLPEMINELNGVLVPDEELVRIREFKTMLEEVQERRDAERSKFEEIIKQLEASVSELRESSTRASAEWRSFEEHASIMKGMENEKFDLAKKINDQEATLSMLESEIEELRRESEVMENWDIEEEVGMDRNVLALQLFRGMGFVPHHDNDEASAPITSLLVRSAKRNVAASFDIDHEALQNSVQARYDLASRLWTAAN
- a CDS encoding E3 ubiquitin-protein ligase RAD18 → MDEALLQDVSDPSDWTGSWSELRHLDMTLRCGLCFDIFRAPVAFRECAHVYCSSCIRMHINQPGGAGAFCPNCRQKKAYDSELVVQPVLEAASNHWRHTRSFLMKQWQKMQELESKRSEMKGAEANGEPHEILARSRKRVRGTPDEDQDYRALDAGTIVQCPICQREFDAIAINAHLDRGCGTEDPGPPTMDHWLRASSPVTHSPEKRLTRPQYQLKTERDMRKLLEALQLPTSGNKDRMVERHRHWVNLYNANLDAAPALRASLPSLRKQLMQWERSHGEMTAKNVPTEKQAKAWLKANQHAYTDLIAQARSTLPSNISEHAKNSEK
- a CDS encoding chromatin assembly factor 1 subunit A, coding for MATNEATHSPKRKAEDAPEHARAKQTKKAPSLVTLKNTRLSLRQKAVGWDRTMPVLRAVLAFQSFFSDNQTHVLMEIPTEHLGVIASLAQESDKNETELAKRIHATLLPEGSTTTIQNGENVDVLSVTTIQKCLNHIAARVNYGIDQTGEETVPASLQLWRWEVHDMSLLPKENLDKLVARRQERVQAKEEALQLFEALPQEKQQSLLSPKKPPRTKTRAVELDPPSEDAAPPPSSSPVHVDMPEESPKPTPVPREKSERTKLRESRRAERQAREERQEKDKQAQVRLFNAFFQQPVAKSVSKKDEEKNKTDFELTFPPCEYKDVAEPNQFYHPVDDTFLQQLDARNASPQVLLAEFQQAFRKRSIRQTSSGIHPPVCVRDIMKTVTESDVLGGNAEEQAKRSLEKLNDRRLVPIKLLQFHLERRPGWVGTNTRSSNFITPRRPFGQDPLSIDYTFDSDAEWEDVDEGENVDDAMDDREEEAESVASSEEDSELDDWLEDDLEEEDAAPMEEDTVSSSRSALVRESPLSHKTKKKLKLLGRRFDSKLVPYITGPHWETTLSAASYESFEPYQVRLLNEAHVGLNPFTFVSTTMTIADDDKSSDTIPQAATTSPESSTLQNSVPPRTTKFLFPDTHMPELVSKIHGSTRSKPALIEDLWEYFAPSIKGVSKAAIESRLQECAIRESKKPGAKWIIKEDSKHYMAP
- a CDS encoding replication factor C subunit 2/4; translation: MSVESQPWVERYRPKTIDEVSSQQHAVNVLRRSLSSANLPHMLFYGPPGTGKTSMILALARQLFGPELMRSRVLELNASDERGIAVVRDKIKSFARAAVSAPNPDYPSPPFKIVILDEADSMTQDAQSALRRIMEQYSRITRFCLICNYVSRIIDPVTSRCSKFRFKPLDASSAEARLQYIAQAEGLRISPEVLSMLIHTSDGDMRRSITYLQSLARLVSARGNDASLMSSTTVGELAGIVPMPVITSLAQTMAVPSYDTNDEATPTAQGSAFDAVYDAVHHIVREGYSSLQVVLQLHDYIISHPMLSARQKTKCALHLGAADKALMDGGEESLQLLTLCLSLHQDVTNST
- a CDS encoding MFS family protein, coding for MANEEAVGDEEASHTSMEQDIPFKPAVDLPDGQDPKRWSVPRKVYVNTIFMLMVFVNTYISGIYSPGIKAMLHDVPMSREVADLGTGMYMFGIAVGSLLWGPMSQVVGRRPVFLVSLVGMVFFNLGLCLTMHVSGSIICRFFGGAVGATTFSNVAGSIIDMTTERERTPYNTLFRYFTFIGPPCAALLGTVVVRDSTWKWNLRSAPIACFVCLVLYTFTVPETYAPVLIQRKIERDREVYDEKKHHHSWIHRELHHIRHKIPDFALWTMVVSQIAESLPVPWILLFEEPLVIVVTFYTSMLYGLLYGSLLFFPIIWGDVRGYTNVQVAYCYFAVITGFTLSTMMVGLWIQNSEYKRAYDRNQHTPELRIRSGIFSIFFVPIGLFIFGWTAPFLHVHWSGPCIGVLLYTFGMLSVFSSWMTYLTDTYVNNAAAVVCINSFVRCSIAGAFPLFTRQMVHGMTFQGSMSLFGGISIPLTAIGIYIAFHGHRIREKSKHAVYG